agaacattgaatgctcaGGTTTAACTGCCCAGGGGGCCGCACTGAGGGTACCTGTTCGGGCGCAAAGTTTCTGTCAGGGCATTCTTTATCGGGTGCCTAGGTAGATACCTCTAGATATACCAGCATCTTGTTTTGCAAGACTAGATGCCTTGGCCTCCCATTGTACTCCGTCCTCCGTAGTTGATATGTAGGAAGCCAGAGTTGGATCTTGCAATGGCACAGAGCACGGCACAGCCTGGTTCAAGTGGTTGGGGCTCCTTGAATAGTATAGTACATACTTGCtgttctcctcctcctccttcttcttcttcctcttaTTTTGTTAATTAAATCGTTAACGGGATAGTTTCGGATTGGTCTCGAGGGACAAACAAGTTGAAATAAAACCTTAAGACTCCGAATactgaccagttgacgcaGCGTGGTTTGTCACTTGTCGTGGGTCAACGGACCAGGATGACAGCCCCACATGCAACTGTGGACGCCCGCAATTTACGTCGTGCCGCGAGGGGCAAACCGAAATGTTAGTTAAATTGAGATTAGACCCTTTCCCGCCGAGACGACACCAACAACATCTGGACTCTCCTGCGTCCTCTCGCAAAGGCCGGCAGCGCAAAACCTCGGACGCGCTTAATCTACTCTCTACAGTCTCGAAAATAGCACCAAGATGGCGACCACCACGGTCACGGTCACTGAGACCCGAACAGAGCCCATGACGGCTGACACCATCCTCCGCCTCTTCCCCGACATCGACACCAGCTCGGAGGCACTTTCCGGccacgacgaggagcagaTCCGGTTGATGGACGAGGTGTGCATTGTGCTGGATGATAATGACATGCCAGTAGGCAAGGCCAGCAAAAAGCTCTGTATGATGTGACGTCGTTCCTCACGAAGCCAGTGACCATGACCATTCAGACAAGGGAAAGCGTGCATGCTAATTGTGTATCCGTCCAGGCCACCtcatgtccaacattgacaagGGACTGTTGCACCGGGCCTTTTCCGTCTTCCTGTTCAACGACAAAAACGAgctgctcctccagcagcgTGCCTCCGAAAAGATCACCTTCCCCGACATGTGGACCAACACCTGCTGCTCGCACCCTCTGGCCGTGTCCGGCGAGACTGGCTCCAACCTTCCCGATGCTATTGAGGGAGCGAAGCGTGCGGCGCAGCGAAAGCTTGAGCACGAGCTGGGCATTAAAAAGGAGCAGGTTCCAATCGAAAAGTTCCGATTCCTTACACGTATTCACTACAAGGCTCCCAGTGACGGCAAGTGGGGAGAACATGAAAGTAAGCAATCCGATTGCTTGAGGGGCAGATGAAAAACGTGTTGGACAATGGGAGCCCAATAACGTGCTTGCTAACTGGACACTTAGTCGACTACATCCTGTTCATCAAGACGAACGTCGATCTCAAGCCCAACCCCAACGAGGTCCAGGCCACTCAGTACGTCAGCGCTGACAAACTGAAGAAGCTATTCGAGGACCCCTCGTTGAAGTTCACCCCCTGGTTCAAGCTCATTTGCAACTCGATGCTGTTTGAGTGGTGGGCGAGCCTTGACTCTGGTCTGGAGAAGTATACCAACGAGCAGGAAATCCGACGCATGCTGTAAAGTGACCACTGCATTATGTGAGTGTGCATGTGTGTGAGGGGTACAGAGAGAAAGGGACGAATAGAGAGAGATGCAGAGTGGGCGGACACATACAGCTTTGCGAGTCGCTTGCATGgcaggagagagagagggtCACCCGAGAGGAGGATGGCTGCTGACAGCGGCTAAATGCTTACGGCCTTGGTCTGTGGGCGGATAAGCCGCAGACTCGGACTTGGTTGGAAGATAATTATGTAAAGCAGACACGCAAGTTTTCTATATacaaagtacggagtacatacatacatacatttAGCGGCGTTGCATTTGGGGCCGGAACGGAGAGAGTGTCGTCAATTCCAGCGTGGTCATTTTCGGGACGATCAACATCACAGCATCCCGGTGATGGCATCCAATAACCAGCAACTTAGTCcgcagcaacagcaccagCTTGCATGGACCGTCTGACGCAGCACTTGGGCGCCAAGCCTCGCCGTGCTCATCGTGTCTGGTGCCGCGGTGCGCACACGGAGTCACGGACCATTGAAGCTTTGAAACTCGTCGGCACCCAGCACCACTGTAGCGTGACCATCAATGCATGCAGGAAGGACAGAGGGGTATGGTCGAGGTGACGCCTCGGTGAGCCACGTAGCCAAGTGTACATGGATGACGAGTGAAGGCTGATGGGCTGCAGCGCCCGTGACGCAACCAGACGGATGTGATGCGCGAAGCCACGGGCACGGGCACGGGCACGGAGGATCAGCCTGGCAGtgctcaagctcaagcgCTGTGCaaaggaggccgaggcgccCGCTCTTCGGCGGCGAAAAGAGCGTCCacggctcaagtgctggtgGCAGTGAGGCACGCAGATCCACTAAAAAGCCCCGTAGCTGGGCCGCCTCAGCGGTGTTCCACGGTGCTGGACGGCCTGGTGCACGTGCTAGCGGTCCCTGGCAGCGCCCGTGGTATTAGCGCCCGTGGTAGTGCCCGTTTGACAGCTCCGCGCCgtgtctggtggctgagTGACGAgacatggaacattgaaaccgcAAGCAACGAATGACTCACTACCGGTACACTTGTTGATGATAGAACCGTCTTGGCAGCAATGGGTGGAGCGCGCAAtgagggacatggaggcacTCACGGTGTGCCGGCTGGCTCATCCGGCAGCCGGTGTCCGAGGTGGCCGACACCagaccaagaccaccaaGAGAACACAGCCGCATCCTAACTTGTCTACGGCTTCCACTCCGCCCCTCCTTTGCATGATCTTGTGATCAATGGATTGCTCCGAGACCAGCGTCCCGGTATTCCTGGCCAACGAGATGGCAGTGTTTACGATTCCCGGTGCTTGGCTAGTAATTCGGGGCGCAGAAATGCCGGACTCGGTAGGTGAGCGACACCGACGCAAGCCTCTTGCTCGACTCCCCGTCTCATGTCTTAGACTTCGTggccagacatggaaggcGCGGCAGGCTTGGTCTCAGTCCATAAGTTAAGGTTGTTTTACCCCAGCGGGTCAAGTTGCTTATCTATCCTATCCTTTCATACTTTAGTCTCGACTCTCCCCAAGCACACTCCTTTAACTTTTCTCAACCATACTCGACACCTTCATCTTTGAACCCCATCCTCCCTGGCAGCTGTGATCAAACCAGCTTCTCGCCTCTATTGTGTGCGCATTCGCCACCAGTGTCGTCGGATTCACACTCCACGCACATAGAACCTCAATACAACCACTTTCAGGCTTCCTGCGAAGACCCCAATCTCGTCCCCCCTCGTCTCATCTAAATCGTTTTGACGCTCCTCCAGCCCTCGTCTCATTTATTGGGCATGACTCGTCGCGAACGATACTCTGCTGGCATAATAACTAGTGACTGGGCCACAGTTTGCAAAATGTActgaacaagaagagaaaagaaaacccaTGCATGATTTTCAGCTGAAAAAGCAGAGACAAGATCCAAAAAGACGAGCAGCCAGTTTCTCACCATGCTTCTTCAATCCTTCAGCTCTGTTTTTGCCCCGTGGTGACTGGGTGCCAACCTTTTTGTGATTGCAACTGAtgccttttcctttctcGCTTTGGCCCCCGAAAGCGAGATCGAAcccagaaaagaaaaaaatgatTTCCCCCATCTGTTCTGTCTTCTGTTGCAGTCTAACAAGCTAGGTAGAAGTAAACATAAACGCCCACCAACATGGCGCAGGTCAACCACGTCCAAACCCGCCCTCAACCCAATCCCCGGTTGTCCTTGATTCCGCCAACATGGGAGACAGAGGTTCGCGAACTCACCTTGCGTGAGCGCCGAGAGGCCAGCCTCGCTCTTGCCCACAGCTTCGCTGCCGATCCGCTGTCCCTGTATGTCATGGGCGTGGATGACGCGACTTGCTGGCCGTCCGAGAAGCTTTGGAGGCTGCATATCCGGCTTATGCAGTACTCGTATGTTTCGTACCGGCTCAGGGGCGCTGCAACGGCCATCGGCGGAGACTTTGACGCCATTGCTTTGTGGTGAGTGTGAAACACAATCCTCACGATCCTTGTTCTTTTGCAGGGCGGCCATGTCAttgccggcggcggaccACGCTGACGTTTTCTTTTGTGTAGGATGCCCCCAGGGACAACCAACGACGACTGGCTCGCCACGCTCTGCAGCGGAACCTGGCGTCTGTGGTACCAGCTCTCTCGTGAGAGCCGGATACGTCTCTTCAATGAGCTGTATCCTGCGCTGCATGACACCAAGGCTGAGGTGTTGGGCGACCGCAACAGCGACAGCTATTACCTGGGCTACCTGGGCACCAAGGAGAGCTCGAGGGGCAAGGGACATGCCACCAAGTTGCTAAGACATATCATGGAAAAGGTAAAAGAGAGATGAGATGAAAATTAAGCCCCCTTCCTCCGTTCGGCCCCAAAAATGGACAGTAGATGCTGACAAAGCCTCTTTTACTGTAGGCTGACGCTGAAAACCGCGCCATGTACCTTGAGTCGTCAAACGAGTCCAATAACCGATTCTACGCCAAATTTGGATTCGAACTGAAAAAGGAAATCGTCCTGACTCGCGGTCCGGTTCCTATCCGCCTGTTCTGCATGCTGCGGGAGCCTCAAAATGACAAGACTAGTAGCTCGGTCGATATGGGGGGCGAAAAGGACTGATTGGAGTTTGACCAGATGTGTTTAATGTTTCTATTTTGTGCCATTTGATTGCGTGAGACTGTCTTTACCGCTTTGCAAGATTTCATTCTTCACACTCCTTTAAACGGATAGCGTAGGATTTGGCAATCTCAGACTGTTTTCAATACTTGAACCAAAGGAGACTGGAAACCTCCCTTCCGCGTTGAGCTTATAGTATTTGCATATTAAGGAGAAATTGAAATCGTAACATGACTACCTGTGCCTTTATCCCGAAAAACACCTGTATTTACCCAGTGCAGTGCCCGAACCATATGGTCGCCAACGTCTTGTCCACGCTTGCCTAGCACTCCAAAATAGCCCAagtctcatcatcaacagtcGTGTAAATCAAGCCCTGGCCCAGCAACTCATCCGCCGCTGCCAGCACATCCCTCACCGACATGCCCGTCGAGCTACTAATCACATTCAGATGGACCCCCTCGTTCATGCCGGGAGTCCCATTCATAAAGTTGAACATCCTCTTCGCCAGCGGCGAACAGCCAGACACCTTGCTCAGCATCTGCCCAGAACCACCACCGTTGGCGTTGCCCGCGTacccgccgccgtccacaAACATGCTCtccccgccgccgttggcCGCGCCGTCCTGCCCCAGCGGGCCCTTCGTCAAGTACAAATGCACGTACGTCGCCTCCAACAAGTGGTAATTCACCTCGTTGAAGTCGGTGACGGGCCGGATGACGTGGGCGCCCACGTGGCGCTTGTTCGAAAACGACTTGAGGCGGCCCCATACGCGCACGTAGGAGTCGAGCTCGTACTGGTCTGCGTTGCCGTCGTCTGCCTTGTCCGCGTCGATCCACTTCTTGACTTCAATCTGGCCCGTGCCGTCGTCGATTTTCAGCGTCACGTTGGTGGGCTGCGGGTTGATGTTGCGGACCTGGCCGACAAAGGTGATTTGGGTTATGGCCGTGTTGTCGATTTTGAAGTCGGCGCCGGAGAAGGCCTCGTCTGCTTCGAGGATCTGCTTGACGGTTACGGGGCGGAGGGATTCATCTTGGTATGACTGGGGAGCAACATGGGACGTTAGAGAGCCGTTGGAACGAGAGGGAGGAAAGGGCTTTTGTTTTTACTTTGCCGCCTTGACTGCCTGGTTGTGAACCACCGGCGAAGAAGCCGCCCGAGTCATCGCCGCCTTGGGCGCCGTAGCTCGTTTTGGAGTAGCCTGCATATGCTGCTGTGTATCTTGTTAGAAGACATGGACACGGTCGATTTCGGGAATAGGAGTGGTTTGCAGTGTTTGAACGTACACATGGCTGGTTTGGACGGGGATGTTTGCGTATGAAGAATTCACGGTGCCTCTGTGACGGCGGGAGACGCGTTTTGGGCGCGACTTTGGTTAATTGGATTTGCCCCGCGGTGTGGGGCGTTTGCAGCGAGACGAGATGAGTAAGCAGGTTGTTCACTGCTGAGGCAAGGAGGATGAGATGATCAAGCTTATCGAGAGTCCGGGACCCACAGCCAGCCTCGACCTCGTCATTTTGCCTCGGCAACTGGTTGGCGCGGAGCTCCAGGCTCCAGGACTCCGTCTCGAGCTCGGATCCAAGCCGGAGACAAGGCGGGTGATGACTGGGCTTTCCCCAGCTTTTCGCATCTGACAGACGACTCCGTTCCTCGACCATCATTCATCCACCACCGCATTGTCTCTGTCTCATTCATCCGCAGCCTGTGCATCATTTGCGTCTTACGTGTTACATATTGTACCTCGACTCCTTTCGTGCGAAATAATCAGGCTTTTACGCCGCCCCGTTCATCGTCAAACACCACGAGCCCGGCCTCCCGGCGACACCCGTACCTTTTCTTTGGGCCAGCTTTGTTTGTAcacgtatatatataacCGACGTCCTCGTGCTCAGTCTTGCTGCGCCATGGGCAGATCACAGACTGCATCTCTCCCCATTATCCCGCTCGCCAGAGGCACCGTCCTGCTCCCTGGCCTAATTCAGCGAATCTCGGTCACTTCGAGCCGCCCCGATATCCCCGCGCTCCTCGCCCACGTCTACGAACAAGCTGCCGCCAAAGGCCCGGAGGGACGGATCGACAGTATACCCATCGCTTGCGTTCCGCTCTCATCACCCTTCGTGGGCCCCACGGGCCAGCTTCTCATCAACAATGGAGAGGAGATTGACACCTCGCAGCTTGCCGAGGTGAATCCCGGCAGTGCCAACAAGGCCGATGTCTTTGGATTtggtgttgccgccaagatTGTCGGCATTGATGGGCGCGGTGCCGGCGAGTTTGCGCTCCGTGTTGAAGGTACTTCTCGTGTCAGAGTAGATAACATCTCTCGCGAGCGACCCTTTTTCCAGGGCAGGGTTACATACTTTAGCGATGAAAGTACGTCCCAATTTGATGTTTCTGCCAAGTGATCCAGCAGCGTGCTCTAACGATGCGTTTCTTTCTTAGTTGATATGGCCGACAAACAGCTCCAGGATCTTTTTGGCTTGCTCAAAGCTCAGTCTCGCGAACTCGTTACCATCTTAAGAATCTCGTCGCTGTTA
The DNA window shown above is from Metarhizium brunneum chromosome 1, complete sequence and carries:
- the idi1 gene encoding Isopentenyl-diphosphate Delta-isomerase, coding for MATTTVTVTETRTEPMTADTILRLFPDIDTSSEALSGHDEEQIRLMDEVCIVLDDNDMPVGKASKKLCHLMSNIDKGLLHRAFSVFLFNDKNELLLQQRASEKITFPDMWTNTCCSHPLAVSGETGSNLPDAIEGAKRAAQRKLEHELGIKKEQVPIEKFRFLTRIHYKAPSDGKWGEHEIDYILFIKTNVDLKPNPNEVQATQYVSADKLKKLFEDPSLKFTPWFKLICNSMLFEWWASLDSGLEKYTNEQEIRRML
- the ssb2 gene encoding Replication factor A protein 2 codes for the protein MSAYAGYSKTSYGAQGGDDSGGFFAGGSQPGSQGGKSYQDESLRPVTVKQILEADEAFSGADFKIDNTAITQITFVGQVRNINPQPTNVTLKIDDGTGQIEVKKWIDADKADDGNADQYELDSYVRVWGRLKSFSNKRHVGAHVIRPVTDFNEVNYHLLEATYVHLYLTKGPLGQDGAANGGGESMFVDGGGYAGNANGGGSGQMLSKVSGCSPLAKRMFNFMNGTPGMNEGVHLNVISSSTGMSVRDVLAAADELLGQGLIYTTVDDETWAILEC